In the Limanda limanda chromosome 1, fLimLim1.1, whole genome shotgun sequence genome, one interval contains:
- the kcnd2 gene encoding LOW QUALITY PROTEIN: potassium voltage-gated channel subfamily D member 2 (The sequence of the model RefSeq protein was modified relative to this genomic sequence to represent the inferred CDS: substituted 2 bases at 2 genomic stop codons) encodes MAAGPPWLALARGAALAWVPVAGAPMPLPPPEKQPGPDGLIVLNVSGTRFQTWPDTLQRYPDTLLGSSERDFFFLEESNEFFFDRDPELFRHILNFYRTGKLHFPRQECVCAYDEELSFFGIIPEIIGDCCYEEYRDRHREDQERVQDDVEMEQSREHVTVELSLRETMWRAFENPQSSTMALVLYYVTGFFIAVSVMANVAETVPCGAARERARQASCGERYALAFFCLDTACVMIFTVEYVLRLLVAPSRYNFVKSVMSIIDVVAIMPYYIGLVMTDNEDVSGAFVTLRVFRVFRIFKFSRHSAGLRILGYTLQSCASELGFLLFSLTMAIIIFATVMFYAEKGSSDSKFTSIPAAFWYTIVTMTTLGYGDMVPKTIMGKIFGSVCSLSGVLVIALPVPVIVSNFSKFYLQSQRAEKRRAQKVGPXTHHDVTHTYFKGTAHXKMKIHSNSTPNDDLSKEAGQALVCKINHDYEVHQHHLLQCLEKTTNHEVVAEKTYHESCREVTLVKQVSRSSSILSSPHSLTSCCARRKKKTFNVPNSNMSVGLQSSFQELSTIQIRERPSLADSRSSLNANFEETVPLNCDGPHITAAVISMPTPPGTKTVGDGSTGSANDSQGNIVRVSAL; translated from the exons ATGGCAGCCGGACCCCCCTGGCTGGCCCTCGCCCGCGGGGCGGCCCTCGCCTGGGTGCCGGTGGCCGGTGCACCGATGCCGCTGCCGCCACCGGAGAAGCAGCCCGGCCCGGACGGACTCATCGTCCTGAACGTGAGCGGAACCCGGTTCCAGACCTGGCCCGACACGCTGCAGCGGTACCCGGACACGCTGCTGGGCTCCAGCGAGAGAGACTTCTTCTTCCTGGAGGAGAGCAACGAGTTCTTCTTCGACCGGGACCCGGAGCTCTTCCGCCACATCCTGAACTTCTACCGCACCGGGAAGCTGCACTTTCCGCGGCAGGAGTGCGTGTGCGCGTACGACGAGGAGCTGTCGTTCTTCGGCATCATCCCGGAGATCATCGGGGACTGCTGCTACGAGGAGTACCGGGACCGGCACCGGGAGGACCAGGAGCGGGTCCAGGACGACGTGGAGATGGAGCAGAGCCGCGAGCACGTGACCGTGGAGCTGAGCCTGCGGGAGACCATGTGGCGCGCGTTCGAGAACCCGCAGTCCTCCACCATGGCGCTGGTCCTCTACTACGTCACCGGCTTCTTCATCGCGGTGTCGGTGATGGCCAACGTGGCGGAGACGGTTCCGTGCGGGGCGGCGCGGGAGCGCGCGCGGCAGGCGTCTTGCGGGGAGCGGTACGCGCTCGCGTTCTTCTGCCTGGACACCGCGTGCGTCATGATCTTCACGGTTGAGTACGTGCTGCGCCTCCTGGTGGCGCCCAGCCGCTACAACTTCGTAAAGAGCGTGATGAGCATCATCGACGTGGTGGCCATCATGCCTTACTACATCGGCCTCGTCATGACGGACAACGAGGACGTGAGTGGGGCCTTCGTCACGCTGCGTGTCTTCCGCGTGTTCCGTATCTTCAAGTTCTCGCGACACTCGGCGGGACTTCGCATCCTGGGCTACACGCTACAGAGCTGCGCGTCGGAACTCGGCTTCCTGCTCTTCTCGCTCACCATGGCCATCATCATCTTCGCCACCGTCATGTTCTACGCAGAGAAAGGATCGAGCGACAGCAAGTTCACCAGCATCCCGGCGGCCTTCTGGTACACCATCGTCACCATGACAACGCTGGG gTACGGTGACATGGTTCCGAAAACGATCATGGGGAAGATCTTCGGTTCTGTCTGTTCTCTGAGCGGAGTTCTGGTCATAGCTCTGCCCGTCCCCGTCATCGTGTCCAACTTCAGCAAATTCTACCTCCAGAGTCAGAGAGCGGAGAAGAGACGAGCTCAGAAGGTCGGACCCTGAACGCACCAtgacgtcacacacacatattttaaagGGACAgctcactgaaaaatgaaaattcattcaaattcgactccaAACGACGATTTATccaaa GAGGCGGGACAAGCGCTGGTGTGTAAAATCAACCATGACTACGAAGTTCACCAACATCACCTGCTGCAGTGTCTGGAGAAGACCACA AACCATGAGGTTGTGGCAGAGAAGACGTACCATGAGAGCTGCAGGGAGGTGACGCTGGTGAAGCAGGTTTCCCGTTCTTCCTCCATCTTGTCCTCACCGCACAGCCTCACGTCCTGCTGCGCCcgcaggaagaagaagacctTCAACGTCCCAAACTCCAACATGTCTGTGGGTCTGCAGAGCAGCTTCCAGGAGCTGAGCACCATCCAGATCAGAGAGAGGCCGAGT